A region from the Salicibibacter cibarius genome encodes:
- a CDS encoding acetyl-CoA carboxylase biotin carboxyl carrier protein subunit → MEIKSPMGGNMWKIEVKEGDRVEVGQVVAILESMKMEIPVETEKAGTVSSITASEGDFIQEDDTVMEIEE, encoded by the coding sequence ATGGAAATCAAGTCCCCAATGGGAGGAAACATGTGGAAAATAGAAGTCAAGGAAGGCGATCGGGTGGAAGTCGGACAGGTCGTTGCCATCTTGGAATCGATGAAGATGGAAATTCCGGTGGAAACAGAAAAAGCCGGTACCGTTAGCAGCATTACGGCCAGCGAAGGTGATTTTATACAGGAAGACGACACCGTTATGGAGATTGAAGAATAA
- a CDS encoding acyclic terpene utilization AtuA family protein, which translates to MKTVRIGAAQGFYGDTIEPAVATAQEGNVHYLCFDALAELTMSILTKDKEKDPNMGYTKDTPMNMKYLLPFVKSKGMKLLTNAGGINPVAAGEVVMGAAKELGITGLKIAVITGDNVIHRIDELIDNGVSLNHLETEEAIDTVKDDLLFANAYLGTRPIVEALEQGADVVITGRTTDTAQFLAPLIYEFGWGEEEWDRLASGIFMGHLLECSAQSTGGNFSGEWWNVEGLEQIGYPIAEVSENGEFVVSKVENRGGLVTVDTVKEQMLYEIHDPSAYVTPDVVVDLTGVKLENIAENEVKVTGTRGKPKPNELKMVAGYESGYMGQVMIGYSWPDALKKAQKADEIVRAQMKRYGWVYDEIRTDYVGYNSLLGPVAEEPNEPLNEVYLRMAVRSKTKKDAAKLSRMFPPLALDGPPSMGGAVGNIPPRKLIGMWSSLIPRELIEKDVEIQMNEV; encoded by the coding sequence ATGAAAACAGTACGGATCGGAGCGGCGCAAGGGTTCTATGGCGATACCATTGAGCCTGCGGTCGCGACGGCTCAAGAAGGAAATGTTCACTATTTATGTTTTGACGCGCTCGCTGAATTAACGATGTCCATCCTCACGAAGGACAAAGAAAAAGATCCAAATATGGGCTATACGAAAGATACGCCGATGAACATGAAATATTTGCTGCCGTTTGTAAAATCAAAAGGGATGAAACTATTGACGAATGCCGGTGGCATCAACCCTGTAGCCGCCGGGGAAGTTGTCATGGGTGCCGCCAAGGAGCTTGGCATCACAGGATTAAAAATCGCGGTCATTACCGGCGATAACGTCATCCATCGCATCGATGAGCTGATCGACAACGGCGTTTCTCTCAACCATTTGGAGACAGAAGAAGCGATCGACACGGTGAAGGATGATTTACTCTTCGCGAATGCTTACCTTGGCACGCGTCCCATCGTTGAAGCGTTGGAACAAGGGGCCGATGTTGTTATCACAGGTCGAACGACGGATACTGCCCAATTTTTAGCCCCTTTGATTTACGAATTTGGCTGGGGCGAGGAAGAATGGGATCGTTTGGCTTCCGGCATTTTTATGGGGCATTTGTTGGAATGTTCAGCCCAGTCTACCGGCGGAAATTTCAGCGGCGAGTGGTGGAATGTCGAGGGGTTGGAACAGATTGGTTATCCAATCGCGGAGGTCTCGGAAAATGGCGAATTCGTCGTCAGTAAAGTCGAAAACCGCGGCGGGTTGGTAACGGTGGATACGGTCAAGGAACAGATGTTGTATGAAATTCACGATCCGTCTGCGTATGTCACCCCGGATGTTGTCGTTGATTTGACTGGGGTGAAGCTGGAGAATATTGCCGAAAATGAAGTGAAAGTAACAGGAACGAGGGGAAAACCGAAGCCGAATGAATTGAAAATGGTCGCCGGCTATGAAAGCGGCTACATGGGGCAGGTGATGATCGGTTATTCGTGGCCTGATGCCCTGAAAAAAGCGCAAAAAGCGGATGAAATTGTTCGCGCGCAAATGAAGCGGTACGGGTGGGTGTATGATGAAATCCGCACGGATTACGTTGGCTACAATTCCCTTCTCGGTCCGGTCGCAGAGGAGCCGAATGAACCGTTGAATGAAGTGTATTTACGGATGGCGGTACGCTCGAAAACGAAGAAGGATGCTGCCAAGTTAAGTCGCATGTTTCCGCCTTTAGCCCTGGATGGTCCGCCATCGATGGGAGGAGCGGTCGGCAATATTCCGCCGCGAAAGCTTATCGGGATGTGGTCGAGCCTTATCCCCCGCGAGCTCATCGAAAAAGATGTCGAAATTCAAATGAATGAAGTTTAA
- a CDS encoding acyl-CoA carboxylase subunit beta, with amino-acid sequence MERIKQGGPEKNHKKNEHIGKLFVRDRLELFFDENKPYYETGLFANAMKEKLPSDGVVAGTGKIDERKAFFIASDYTVKAGSIGKFHGEKILRMQEAAIRGRRPILYLIDSSGGRIDESGGYHVEKYSGGKIFYNHSVLSGRVPQIAVMYGPCFAGTAYMPVFSDFNIMVNKIAGMAIASPRMVQMATGQEVDVEELGGARMHATKSGSADFVVESEEEAAAVTKRLLSYLPDHFEAKVPEQPAVEPSRDPRGIDDLIPKDPNKPYDVLALIESIVDGDSFMEVKKDYAKELVVGFARLDGKTVGVVANQPKVKGGTIFPESADKGAKFVWACDAYDIPLLYLCDTPGFMVGTKVEQEGILRRGRNFIYASSNANVPKMCVIVRKAYGAGIYAMAGPAYEPDTTIALPSAEIAIMGPEAAINAVYANKLQAIEDPKERAETMQKLRDEYRAGYDVYKLSGDLVVDDLIVPSELRNELISRYDTFENKEFPLPRKKHGTIID; translated from the coding sequence ATGGAACGGATTAAACAAGGCGGCCCGGAAAAAAACCATAAAAAGAATGAACACATCGGCAAACTGTTTGTAAGGGACCGTCTTGAACTATTTTTCGATGAAAATAAACCTTATTATGAAACAGGATTATTTGCGAATGCGATGAAAGAAAAACTCCCTTCTGACGGCGTTGTCGCCGGCACTGGGAAAATCGATGAACGAAAAGCATTCTTTATCGCAAGTGACTACACGGTAAAAGCCGGATCAATCGGAAAATTTCACGGCGAAAAGATTTTACGCATGCAAGAAGCCGCCATTCGCGGACGGAGGCCGATTCTTTATTTAATTGATTCATCCGGGGGCCGTATCGATGAATCCGGCGGCTATCATGTCGAAAAATATTCTGGGGGTAAAATCTTCTATAACCATAGCGTGCTTTCCGGGCGCGTTCCGCAAATCGCTGTGATGTATGGTCCGTGTTTTGCCGGTACCGCTTATATGCCAGTGTTCTCCGATTTTAACATCATGGTGAACAAAATAGCGGGGATGGCGATTGCTTCGCCGCGTATGGTGCAAATGGCGACAGGCCAAGAGGTTGACGTGGAAGAATTGGGCGGTGCGCGCATGCACGCGACAAAAAGCGGCTCGGCGGATTTCGTCGTTGAATCAGAAGAGGAAGCGGCAGCTGTTACGAAGCGGTTATTGTCTTATCTTCCCGATCATTTTGAAGCGAAGGTGCCGGAACAACCTGCGGTTGAACCAAGTCGGGATCCGCGCGGCATTGACGATTTGATCCCGAAAGACCCCAATAAACCGTATGATGTTTTGGCGTTAATTGAATCGATCGTTGACGGTGACAGCTTCATGGAAGTGAAAAAAGATTACGCAAAAGAGCTCGTCGTCGGTTTTGCCCGACTCGATGGAAAAACAGTCGGCGTGGTTGCCAATCAGCCGAAAGTGAAAGGCGGGACGATTTTCCCTGAATCGGCCGATAAAGGGGCAAAATTTGTGTGGGCGTGCGACGCGTACGATATTCCGTTGCTGTATCTATGTGATACGCCAGGGTTTATGGTCGGGACCAAAGTCGAACAGGAAGGCATTCTCAGACGGGGACGCAACTTTATTTACGCGAGCTCGAATGCCAATGTTCCGAAAATGTGTGTCATCGTTCGAAAAGCATACGGGGCAGGCATTTACGCGATGGCCGGCCCGGCTTATGAACCGGATACGACCATCGCGCTTCCATCAGCAGAAATTGCCATCATGGGGCCGGAGGCTGCCATCAATGCCGTCTATGCTAACAAATTGCAAGCGATTGAGGACCCGAAAGAGCGCGCGGAAACAATGCAGAAACTCCGCGATGAATACCGCGCCGGTTATGATGTTTATAAGTTATCCGGAGACCTCGTCGTTGATGATTTAATCGTGCCGAGTGAGTTGAGGAATGAACTTATTTCCCGTTATGATACATTTGAAAACAAAGAGTTCCCTCTTCCGCGGAAAAAGCATGGTACGATTATTGATTAA
- a CDS encoding acetyl-CoA carboxylase biotin carboxylase subunit, with amino-acid sequence MFNKILIANRGEIAARIIRTCGKMGITAVAIYSEADADAPHVEMADESHLVGKPPVNESYMNVDKIMEIAKTSGAEAIHPGYGLLSENPDFARRCEEAGLTFIGPSPDVIAQMGSKIEARKTMKNAGVPLVPGISHALKDADEAVVVAEEIGYPVMLKASSGGGGIGMQVAYNNEEILKAFEGNQKRANDFFGDGSMYVEKFIENPRHIEIQILSDKYGNTVYLWERECSIQRRHQKVVEEAPSPFLDEETRKKMGEVAVKAADSIGYSNAGTIEFIVDEEKNFYFLEMNTRLQVEHPVTEEITGLDIVEQQIKIAAGETLPFKQPEIERNGHAIEVRIYAEDPKTFFPSPGQITKFEVPNESYVRHELAIHGQSKITPFYDPMIAKLIVKGNTREEAIDYMTRTLEEYKVEGIKTNVPMLQNVFAHSAFKEGDTTTNFVKQHLQIGVKS; translated from the coding sequence TTGTTCAATAAAATTTTAATCGCCAATCGTGGAGAAATAGCGGCCAGAATCATCCGAACATGTGGAAAAATGGGAATTACAGCCGTTGCCATTTATTCGGAAGCGGACGCTGATGCTCCCCATGTTGAGATGGCGGATGAATCCCATTTAGTCGGGAAACCGCCTGTGAATGAAAGTTACATGAATGTCGATAAAATTATGGAGATCGCAAAAACATCAGGCGCGGAAGCCATTCACCCGGGTTATGGGTTGTTATCGGAGAATCCTGATTTTGCCCGCAGGTGTGAAGAAGCGGGACTTACGTTTATCGGGCCTTCACCAGACGTTATTGCGCAAATGGGGAGCAAAATAGAAGCGCGAAAAACGATGAAAAATGCAGGCGTGCCATTGGTTCCCGGGATTAGCCACGCGTTGAAAGATGCGGATGAAGCGGTTGTGGTCGCAGAAGAAATCGGCTATCCGGTCATGTTGAAAGCTTCCTCCGGCGGAGGTGGCATTGGCATGCAAGTGGCCTATAACAATGAGGAAATTTTAAAGGCCTTTGAAGGGAATCAAAAGCGGGCGAATGATTTTTTTGGCGATGGTTCCATGTATGTGGAAAAATTTATCGAAAATCCACGACACATTGAGATTCAAATTTTATCCGATAAATATGGGAACACGGTTTATTTATGGGAAAGAGAATGCTCCATTCAACGCCGTCATCAAAAAGTAGTTGAAGAGGCGCCCTCTCCATTTCTGGATGAAGAGACGAGAAAGAAAATGGGAGAAGTAGCGGTTAAAGCAGCAGATTCTATTGGATACAGCAATGCAGGAACGATTGAATTTATCGTGGATGAAGAGAAAAACTTTTATTTTCTGGAAATGAATACGCGTTTGCAAGTGGAACACCCGGTGACCGAAGAAATTACCGGATTGGACATCGTTGAACAGCAAATCAAAATCGCGGCAGGAGAAACGTTGCCCTTTAAGCAGCCTGAGATTGAACGGAATGGCCATGCCATCGAAGTGCGAATCTATGCCGAAGATCCAAAGACATTTTTCCCGTCACCTGGTCAAATTACAAAATTTGAGGTTCCAAACGAATCGTATGTGCGTCATGAATTGGCTATCCATGGCCAATCAAAGATCACCCCTTTTTATGACCCTATGATTGCCAAGTTAATTGTCAAAGGCAATACGAGGGAAGAAGCGATCGATTATATGACGCGGACACTTGAGGAATATAAAGTGGAGGGCATTAAGACGAACGTTCCGATGTTACAAAATGTATTCGCTCATTCAGCTTTTAAAGAAGGCGATACCACAACTAATTTTGTGAAACAACACTTGCAAATAGGGGTTAAGTCTTAA
- a CDS encoding class I adenylate-forming enzyme family protein: MEKPTVAHMLEIAALTAPDSVFLHEGTKSVTFRELDSVTDRLATAFIKEGLRKGDKVGIIALNQLEWLYTYFAAMKIGVGVVALNVRYRAAEFEYMLNQSEVKAIVSLNELGDFSYSDFFEGFKNKVPSVEHYIFMGKGFNGSRSFVKMLDEPVENQLLSEAKARVRPTDTALVIYTSGTTGKPKGAMISHNSVIASAKAQMDHFGIMEEDVTIGSMPLNHVGGISCCVTVALLSHSSVVLIPAFDPDEVLEAIHHHKATIFGGVPTMYRMLLSNEKRKVYRLDSLRLCFAGGSNVEPELCELITSALPNARLSNLYGLSETSGACVLSRSTDDIEQVQTSIGVAIGDFDIKVVSEEKKTLTNGEIGELAVKGACVAKGYDNMIEETKESFGHEGWLYTGDMAHMDDEGYIYYKGRKKEMIVQGGYNVYPVEVENILVAHPEVSMAAGFGVPNDFLGEVGRFYIVLAPGARLSEEELKNYCAGVMADYKIPRQFVFVDDVPLTPAGKIQKSLLKEQYFASLQ, translated from the coding sequence ATGGAAAAACCGACTGTTGCTCATATGTTAGAAATTGCGGCCTTGACGGCACCGGATAGCGTTTTTCTTCACGAAGGAACTAAAAGTGTTACTTTTCGAGAATTGGATAGTGTTACGGATCGATTGGCAACAGCTTTTATAAAGGAAGGGCTTCGAAAGGGAGATAAGGTCGGGATTATCGCGTTAAACCAGTTGGAATGGTTGTACACGTATTTTGCGGCAATGAAAATTGGTGTAGGTGTTGTAGCTTTAAATGTTCGGTATCGTGCTGCCGAGTTTGAGTACATGCTTAATCAATCAGAAGTAAAAGCGATTGTATCCCTAAATGAGTTGGGGGATTTTAGCTACAGTGATTTTTTTGAAGGATTTAAAAATAAGGTTCCTAGTGTAGAACATTATATTTTCATGGGGAAGGGATTTAATGGCAGTCGATCATTTGTAAAAATGCTAGATGAACCAGTGGAAAATCAATTGTTAAGCGAGGCAAAGGCACGCGTACGCCCGACGGATACCGCGCTCGTTATCTATACCTCAGGAACAACCGGAAAGCCGAAAGGAGCGATGATTTCCCATAATAGTGTCATCGCTTCTGCAAAAGCACAAATGGATCATTTTGGTATTATGGAAGAAGATGTGACCATCGGTAGCATGCCCCTGAACCATGTTGGAGGTATTTCTTGTTGCGTAACAGTGGCGCTATTAAGTCATAGTAGTGTCGTTTTGATCCCGGCCTTTGATCCTGATGAAGTGTTGGAAGCGATCCATCATCATAAAGCGACAATTTTTGGCGGAGTTCCAACGATGTACAGAATGTTATTGAGCAATGAAAAACGTAAGGTCTACCGTTTAGACTCCCTCCGCCTATGCTTTGCCGGCGGCTCGAACGTTGAGCCGGAGCTTTGTGAACTTATAACAAGCGCCTTACCGAATGCGAGGCTTTCAAACTTATACGGATTAAGTGAAACATCAGGTGCTTGTGTGCTTTCAAGGTCAACGGATGATATAGAGCAAGTGCAGACTAGTATCGGTGTAGCTATTGGTGATTTCGACATAAAAGTTGTAAGCGAGGAGAAAAAGACACTTACTAATGGAGAAATCGGTGAACTAGCTGTTAAAGGTGCCTGTGTAGCAAAAGGTTATGACAATATGATAGAAGAGACGAAGGAAAGTTTTGGGCATGAGGGTTGGTTGTATACAGGGGACATGGCCCATATGGATGACGAGGGTTATATCTATTATAAGGGTCGGAAAAAAGAAATGATCGTTCAAGGTGGCTATAATGTCTATCCGGTGGAAGTGGAAAATATATTAGTGGCGCATCCAGAAGTTTCAATGGCTGCCGGATTCGGAGTCCCGAATGATTTTCTAGGAGAAGTCGGACGGTTTTATATTGTTCTCGCTCCCGGCGCGAGGCTTTCAGAGGAAGAATTAAAAAACTATTGTGCAGGCGTGATGGCTGATTATAAAATTCCGAGACAGTTCGTTTTTGTGGATGACGTTCCTCTGACTCCAGCAGGTAAGATTCAAAAATCACTATTGAAGGAACAATATTTTGCTTCCCTTCAATAG